The Phalacrocorax carbo chromosome 28, bPhaCar2.1, whole genome shotgun sequence genome has a window encoding:
- the ZNF687 gene encoding zinc finger protein 687, with product MGDMKTPDFDDLLAAFDIPDIDTNEAIHSGHEEADAHIKQVPGEPGPPDHVLPHTDITAVSVIVKNTVCPEQLDALDGRSKDGHVIGPRLLQNGFGATEMPRSPTSRSVEAVASSNGECWVKEKGPKPLDIFSHFSPDPNEDNAANLIDRPRECKPKDKSLAVPSLSPSPTSSLDCKEPMGDSTENLPPPFPQSFETSQAGGANGSPPTIPCIKKEESDSEEVGREASPKGLAAALGDSPLDHLKSVTVRYSTDDSPIVSWPGSDPNLDSSTSNLPEVKRSPASPREPFFKPSSPVVQSPRLPTSPKQLDSIALKEEQEILEKSIGSPQSMSSAEEEEEEEDNNNDSPSSNSSRPLKVRIKTIKTSCGSITRTVTRVSSDSEPGSTKGPPEHSSQDTSLDGAGFSVSAEKEEGIALEVSKEKLELSSPLKTIEGPKIVSVQLGNGTKLKGTVLPVSTIQNASSAMLIAASVAQQKSVVLPAKTGKAMAKNIINLVPQTLPKADTRTNISTVTQTTTITTTANQKVNGTTVVMVQPQKPSPTIAGTVISRSQSSLVEAFNKILNSKNLLPTYKPNLNPPADASLALPPFGYRCLECGDSFALEKSLARHYDRRSMRIEVTCNHCTKRLVFFNKCSLLLHAREHKDKGLVMQCSHLVMRPIALDQMIGQPDITPLVSVTSFPASKVTGVAQDALATANGAQDLPILPLSSSSEQTNYSCFRCLECKEQCKDKAGLAAHFQQAATTGTTSSTVCTTCPMIMSNRCSFNAHQRMHKNRPPHVCPECGGNFLLANFETHLKEACLHFSRRVGYRCPSCAVVFGGVNSIKSHIQTSHCEVFHKCPICPMAFKSAPSAHAHVYTQHPGFSNQQSKMIYKCAMCDTVFTHKPLLSSHFDQHLLNQRVSVFKCPDCPLLFAQKRTMLEHLKNTHQPQKPREDLAKKAAVLLTPKQEPVETPVSKISEESSSSTEEDEPPSSPELRKTKRSRFQRKTANKSKGSGWTCGVCHSWFPERDEYVSHMKKDHGKSVKKFPCHLCERSFCSAPSLRRHVRVNHEGIKRVYPCRYCTEGKRTFSSRLILEKHIQVRHGIKVTDHMKSQEVVIARIGTGATQVSGRKRKLSSDEGDSCSEEPDSTTPPSKNPKGDRKAPFRCRKCGYLASSSADFQEHIPQHRTDESSHQCRECGLCFTSQVSLNRHRFITHKKKKGAGEMEEPGPRSPLEGGAQHVADGKLSCKVCGRCFDSQLNLKTHFRTHGMAFIRARQNASPEN from the exons ATGGGTGACATGAAAACTCCAGATTTCGATGACCTTCTGGCAGCTTTCGACATTCCTGACATCGACACGAACGAGGCCATCCATTCTGGCCATGAGGAAGCTGATGCTCACATCAAGCAAGTCCCCGGGGAGCCGGGACCCCCTGACCACGTCCTGCCCCACACGGACATCACCGCTGTCAGCGTGATCGTAAAGAACACTGTCTGCCCCGAGCAGCTCGATGCCCTGGACGGGCGCAGTAAAGACGGGCACGTCATCGGGCCCCGCTTGCTGCAGAATGGCTTTGGGGCCACCGAGATGCCCAGGTCCCCCACCTCCAGGTCCGTGGAAGCTGTGGCATCCTCCAACGGGGAGTGCTGGGTGAAGGAAAAAGGCCCCAAACCCCTCGATATCTTCTCCCATTTTAGCCCCGATCCCAACGAAGACAACGCTGCCAACCTGATTGACAGACCTCGGGAGTGTAAGCCGAAAGACAAATCCCTTGCCGTGCCCTCCCTCTCCCCGTCTCCCACCTCGTCGCTGGACTGCAAAGAGCCCATGGGAGACAGCACGGAGAACCTGCCCCCGCCTTTCCCACAGTCCTTTGAAACTAGCCAGGCGGGGGGTGCCAACGGGTCCCCTCCTACCATCCCCTGCATCAAAAAAGAGGAGTCTGACTCGGAGGAGGTGGGCCGCGAAGCCAGCCCCAAGGGTTTGGCTGCAGCCTTGGGCGACAGTCCCTTGGATCACCTGAAATCGGTCACTGTTCGCTACTCCACGGATGATTCTCCCATTGTGTCCTGGCCCGGCTCTGACCCAAACCTCGACAGCAGCACCAGCAACCTTCCTGAAGTGAAACGCTCGCCCGCCAGCCCCCGGGAGCCGTTCTTCAAGCCTTCCTCGCCCGTGGTGCAAAGCCCCAGGCTCCCCACTTCTCCGAAACAGCTGGACAGCATCGCCCTCAAGGAAGAGCAAGAAATTCTGGAGAAGTCAATAGGAAGTCCACAGAGCATGTCCAgtgctgaggaagaggaggaggaggaagacaacAACAATGATTCTCCTTCTTCCAATTCCTCTCGGCCCCTGAAAGTGCGGATTAAAACCATCAAAACATCTTGTGGCAGCATCACCCGGACAGTGACCAGGGTCTCATCAGATTCAGAGCCGGGCTCCACCAAGGGGCCGCCCGAGCACAGCTCTCAGGACACCTCTCTTGATGGTGCCGGCTTCTCAGTATCggcagagaaagaggaagggatCGCGTTGGAGGTGTCCAAGGAGAAACTGGAGCTCTCCAGCCCCTTGAAAACCATCGAGGGGCCAAAAATTGTCAGTGTTCAGCTTGGCAACGGCACCAAGCTCAAAGGGACCGTCCTGCCCGTCTCCACCATCCAGAATGCCAGCAGCGCCATGCTGATCGCTGCCAGCGTGGCTCAGCAAAAATCCGTGGTGCTGCCGGCAAAGACGGGTAAAGCCATGGCCAAGAACATCATCAATCTGGTACCGCAGACCCTGCCCAAAGCTGACACCAGGACCAACATCAGCACCGTGACGCagaccaccaccatcaccaccacgGCCAACCAGAAGGTCAACGGCACCACTGTTGTGATGGTGCAGCCGCAGAAGCCGTCCCCTACCATCGCAGGCACGGTCATTTCCAGGAGCCAGTCCAGCCTCGTGGAAGCCTTTAACAAGATCCTCAACAGTAAAAACCTCTTGCCAACATACAAACCCAACCTGAATCCTCCGGCCGACGCGAGCCTCGCCCTGCCTCCCTTCGGTTACCGCTGCCTGGAGTGCGGGGATTCCTTCGCCCTGGAGAAGAGCTTGGCTCGCCACTACGACCGGCGAAGCATGCGCATCGAGGTAACCTGCAACCACTGCACCAAACGCCTCGTCTTCTTCAACAAGTGCAGTTTGCTCCTGCACGCCCGGGAGCACAAGGACAAAGGCCTGGTGATGCAGTGTTCCCATTTGGTCATGAGGCCGATTGCTTTGGATCAAATGATCGGACAGCCGGATATCACCCCCCTGGTCTCGGTGACCTCCTTCCCCGCTAGCAAAGTGACTGGCGTGGCTCAGGACGCCCTGGCCACGGCCAACGGGGCTCAGGacctccccatcctgcccctgagcagcagctcGGAGCAGACCAACTACAGCTGCTTCAGGTGCCTGGAGTGCAAGGAGCAATGCAAAGACAAAGCCGGGCTGGCTGCGCATTTCCAGCAGGCGGCGACCACGGGGACGACCAGCAGCACG GTTTGTACGACGTGTCCCATGATCATGTCCAATCGCTGCAGCTTTAACGCCCATCAGCGGATGCACAAAAACCGGCCTCCCCACGTCTGCCCCGAGTGCGGAGGGAATTTCCTCCTGGCGAACTTTGAGACCCACCTGAAGGAGGCCTGCCTGCACTTCTCCCGCAGAGTCGGGTACAG GTGTCCCAGCTGCGCTGTGGTCTTTGGCGGGGTCAACTCCATCAAGTCCCACATCCAGACCTCCCACTGCGAGGTGTTCCACAAGTGCCCCATCTGCCCCATGGCGTTCAAGTCAGCGCCCAGCGCCCACGCGCACGTCTACACGCAGCACCCCGGCTTCAGCAACCAGCAGTCCAA AATGATCTACAAGTGTGCAATGTGTGACACGGTCTTCACCCAcaagcccctgctctcctcccactTCGACCAGCATCTGCTCAACCAGCGGGTCAGCGTCTTCAAGTGTCCGGACTGCCCGCTGCTCTTCGCCCAGAAGCGCaccatgctggagcacctcaag aacaCTCATCAGCCCCAGAAGCCCAGGGAAGACCTGGCAAAGAAGGCGGCTGTCCTGCTCACGCCGAAGCAGGAGCCTGTCGAAACCCCTGTGTCCAAGATCTCGGAGGAGTCGTCATCCTCCACGGAGGAGGATgagccccccagctcccccgaGCTGCGCAAGACCAAGCGAAGCCGCTTCCAGCGCAAGACGGCCAACAAGTCGAAGGGCAGCGGGTGGACGTGCGGCGTTTGCCACTCCTGGTTCCCGGAGCGTGATGAATACGTCTCCCACATGAAGAAGGACCACGGCAAG TCGGTGAAGAAGTTCCCATGCCACCTGTGCGAGCGTTCGTTCTGCTCCGCTCCCAGCCTCCGGAGACACGTGCGAGTGAATCACGAAGGGATCAAGCGCGTCTATCCCTGCCG GTACTGCACAGAGGGCAAACGGACCTTCAGCAGCCGGCTCATCCTGGAGAAGCACATCCAGGTGCGACACGGGATCAAGGTGACCGACCATATGAAGAGCCAGGAGGTCGTTATTGCCCGGATAGGGACCGGCGCCACGCAG GTGTCCGGTCGGAAGCGGAAGCTGTCCTCGGACGAGGGCGACTCGTGCAGCGAGGAGCCTGACAGCACCACCCCTCCCTCCAAAAACCCCAAGGGTGACCGCAAGGCCCCCTTCCGGTGCCGAAAGTGCGGTTACCTCGCCAGCAGCTCGGCCGACTTCCAGGAACACATCCCCCAGCACCGGACTGACGAGAGCTCCCACCAGTGCCGGGAGTGCGGGCTCTGCTTCACCTCCCAGGTCTCCCTCAACCGCCACCGCTTCATCACCCACAAGAAGAAGAAGGGAGCGGGTGAGATGGAGGAGCCGGGGCCCCGGAGTCCCCTGGAAGGAGGCGCCCAGCACGTGGCCGACGGCAAGCTCTCCTGCAAGGTGTGCGGCCGGTGCTTCGACAGTCAGCTCAACCTCAAGACGCACTTCCGCACCCACGGCATGGCCTTCATCCGTGCCAGGCAGAACGCCAGCCCTGAAAACTAG